The genomic window CTATCATTCATATATGTAGTTAAAAAACACAAGGTAATGTTCGCTTTTCACAAAAGTGGCGGTGGGGTAGTGGAGGCtggcaattttatttggagaACAAGCACGTAACATAACTTGCTGATAAATGGATTACCTATAATGGATTCTACACAGTGTTCTATGACAACAAAAGCTTTGAAAAGACCACTTAATAGACCCAGGATACAACTTACCTCTAATAAGTATTTCCTTCAACTGTTCCTGTGGTGAGGGCAGCTTGGTGGGTGCTATGTCGGCCTCATCCTCCGGCGGCGCGGGTACTAACGCTCGCACGTACTCCCGCGCCCTGACTGTTAGCGCCGACCCATCCGATGATGTAGCACTGAATAACTTTAAGCGCTCCAGCTGTCGATGTTCAGTGGGTTAGAaaatatactgatattataaagcttataGGTTACTTTAGTTGAAGGTGGTAATGTCGAGAATGACGGCTTGTTGACTAAATACTATAGTCGATTTGATAAACTATCAGTACACATGAGGGGTTTTACCCCtccatatttaaataacatgagGACATAATGGAGTAAATAATATCATAGCAAGTATACAGGGGTAGTAAATGAGGTAAAACAGTACAGAGGCATAGTACATAGGGTTAGTCCATAAGGGAGTATAAAGAGAGAATACATAAggcagtaaaatatgttatgtaaacTATAGATAAACAagtgattataataaaaaatatagctacTGACCTCAGCATGATCTGTTTCTGATGATTTCCAGAGCGCGTCATACCACGGCTCATCGTTAATTCGCTGCGATATTGTTTCAAAAGATTTCTCTCGCGCCTTCTTGGATACCTCGGTTTCTTGACGCGCGAATTTCACTGTAACCTGTAAAAAAGATTATGTTTATGAGATTATTTgatgaacaatatttattagTGAAGCTAAACTTGTCATGTCAACAAAATAggcttattaaataaatctgcTTTAGGGAATATCATGCAAGAACAAAATGTTGAATCATATTTACATGAAAGATTTGAAAATGGGATTAaagatttgaaataattttagacTTGATAAAATTGTTATGAATTTCTGCAAGAAACTATGAGTCCATCCTTAAGAGCCTTAAAATCTCCAAATGAGTATCTACTTCATACATTTGTATGCTGAAAATCTGGATTCACAagaaacagttattttttatagtatcaTACCATACTCTATGGCATATAAAAGGTAAAAACTGGCCTAAGGTGAAGATGGTTTGTTTAtggctttattttttaattaaattacctgcTGTGCTTCAGGCTCTTTGTCTTCATCATCAGACTCTGCTTTACTCTTGTCATTCTTGCGCTTGTCTTGCTTATCAAAATAGGAATAGGCAGGCCTCATTTGAATTATccctaaaaatagtttaataatctaattaagtaattatagaCTGACCATTTTCATCTAATCTGGAATTGGTTCCAGTATTTCATAGAGACTGCCTATCCAAGTTTGAACATTTACAGATGGATAGACAATCACTACAATATCTAGATGCTTGAATTGTTTCCCTAATGGGTCAGTGGGCGCTACCACAGAcagaagctttttaaaaatatgaattttaataaagattgcaggtttctgttttatttacattcaaattaatatttttgtaactggaAAAACTCAGTAAataactgttgtttttatttatcctcATTATTTAATAACTCCATACCTTGTATAGGTGTACAATGTAGCTCCTTATCCTGCAGTATGGCCACAGCATAGTGCTGCGTCTCTGTGCACGGCACACTGCTCTCATAGACAATCTTATCCATAATGCCATGTCTAAAGTACTGTGACTTGTCCTTCTCTTTAATGTGCCATGATGATtcctgttataaataaattattacatgtAAATAACTTCTGCAGTTATTTGCACAATTTGCTTGCACTCTTGCAGCAAGCTACAGCTGTCAATCACATCCCTGCCAAATCAGTTGAATATATtgcaaagttataatttttaccTGTTGGCCATCTGTATTGAGAGCGATCTGTTCGCCTTTAGACGAACAGTACTTGTCACTGTACGTGTCCAAGCCAACTTCTAGCTTCACCATCTTGTTCCTAGGTTTCACAGACGCATTCACAACTTTAACGTCTTTCCAGTCCCTATTTGCAGGTCTCACTGGATATTGGTATATATACAGGTTCTGAGATAATGCCTGCGATAGGAACACAGGTATCTGTAACGAATAAATAGCCAATTAAACCACAAAAGCTACGTTTTCGCACAACAACATAACCTAATGAATTACCACGTTGTTAGTTAGTTTTAACTGATAGTTTTACCTCCTGTACTACTGGATCTTCTTCCTCCATTATTGCTATGTATATCTTGCAAACAAAGCTATAACATGACTGGAATTTATAAACGAAATTTATAAAAATCACACCGCAACGCCAATGTGACAGCACAAATCCACCATTTTTTGACAGTTTTCAATGGTAATCAACAGCGCCCCTATGCAAACACTTTGCGTGGTACAAAGCGGAACTAATCGACGTCGCCATCTTGTAGTCGACAGTGGGTTTAGTAATAATTTTAGTGTTGCGCTTTCACAACActcataaaaattattatagaaCTTGTTCTTCAAGCATTGATGTATCTTCTTTTTGTAACGattttagctaaataaatattctgagtACACGATAATAAAACGAGATCAAGTTTGTGttctaaaacattttatattgccATTCCGGCAAACAAATGGCAtctagaaattataaaaaaaaaccttatgaCTGACGGACGTCTATCAGATAGtcgcaaatatattttttgaagatatattttactataattatattttgtaaatatgtatgatttTTAAACCAGTTGTTAGTGCCATACAACAAATGTTATATAATTATTGAAAGAAAAGGAATAATTTACAAACCTCAAAAATGTCGGACATGATAATAAATGGTAAAGACACATTGCACACATACAgtgtttaaatgtttatttattgattgaatCTTCTTAGCAATACAACATTAGGCCCTTTGCCTTATCTCTTTTTCAGCAATTGATTTGATGTCTctgttgcatatttttatttgaaatcgtTCAAAACCAGATATGGAAAAGTCATCTAACAGTTTGCAACGTTCTATTTGTTTTAGATTCAGTACCAGTTGATAAAAAATGGAGCGAACTAATcagatacaatatttttattatgaaactgGTCGAATTTGTAAGTATTTACCTTTTCGCGTACTATAATTATTGTACTGcaatttgaacatatttttattactatttcatTCCTTGTAGGTGATTTCACTAGTAATTACCGTATTGCCGATGATAATTCCAAGGCCACAAGGGCATATGTACTGCATATCTACTGGTCCTACTCTAGTTATATCGTTGTTATTCATTATCTTGTATTTACGAAGAAAAGTTCCATTATTCATGgaaaaaatgtacttattttttcaaattctgtTTACATTTGGTGCTTTTATTCAATGTTTTCTACTGAATCTTGTAAGAGTTTGGCTATGGTTAATTTACGgcgtattttattttgcattgtTAACAGCATTATCACTTGACCTATTTCTGATCGCTAATGAAAGAGGGTGTACTTTTAGTTgtgcataataataattataaacttatcAGTTTACGTGTACCAGGCataattagtattttaatacaacattcatttaataaaatgtgttttgatTCAACCTACACTACAATTAAAAAATCGAAACTTGTTGAAATTTAGTCGATACTTACCAAATGTATCACTTAGTACAGCTTTACAGTTTCGACCTTGACCTTTCAAATGAAATGACATTGGTTTATTGATAAACATAACCTATACAACAAAATTCTTAAATCCTTAAAAGATAGCAGAAAATATGTTAATGAAGTTTAACGAAACACCAGGCTTtcggataaaattaaaattacttaagaCAAAACAGGGCTGATTCAATGGGCTGTATAGTATTCTTGGAATTGTTGCTTtgtaaatgaaatgtttttatttcaactcGCAAATAATTCGTATCCTccaaaagaaacacaaaatgacaaaattaaaaggGCTTCCTTTATTTCGATTcgaaacaaataacaatttacCTGCGTTTAGATGTATTAGGTAAGTTCCAAAACACATACGAGACGAATGTCATGAAAGTTGTTACTTTTAGGTTTTATCAATGCTCCTCATGATAATCCCGTTCGTTTTGACGGAGCCCAACACAATGCACTGCCTGGCCGTCGCTCCGACCCTCGTCCTGTCGGTAATGTTCATCGTGCTATATGTAGTGGACCAAGTGCATGACCTGGCCGAACAA from Helicoverpa armigera isolate CAAS_96S chromosome 2, ASM3070526v1, whole genome shotgun sequence includes these protein-coding regions:
- the LOC110372063 gene encoding DNA-directed RNA polymerase III subunit RPC5 produces the protein MEEEDPVVQEIPVFLSQALSQNLYIYQYPVRPANRDWKDVKVVNASVKPRNKMVKLEVGLDTYSDKYCSSKGEQIALNTDGQQESSWHIKEKDKSQYFRHGIMDKIVYESSVPCTETQHYAVAILQDKELHCTPIQGIIQMRPAYSYFDKQDKRKNDKSKAESDDEDKEPEAQQVTVKFARQETEVSKKAREKSFETISQRINDEPWYDALWKSSETDHAELERLKLFSATSSDGSALTVRAREYVRALVPAPPEDEADIAPTKLPSPQEQLKEILIRAKLMTFKDLSERIRTESGPLSEAALLSALSGAACCVRGLWAPRSPDLYTRAAPVPARLMCAARDHVLYLFTQHSYIDRRKVAAAVRLPPTEVLEIIRSVAKFNPKTGWELIIPPDVGFETKYPEVVQRQNLYWEARQRLFNEMLIGENLPKRQRKKSQRDSVSSDTMMSPKPRCNSVTEEDSDRKRHKNKSATGSGKRTRNISSSSGQDAT